The window TGCAGGGTCATGCCTTTGGTTTTAGATACTTGTTTAATTTGAGAAATGGAGGTAGAATCTATCATCATGATCTCTGATGAGTATGCTAACACAGATATAATAGCATGttctcgacttgctatcatttgtGCACTATTTAGTTTCTTCTGCAATGTTGAAAAAAAAGATCAATTTATGGCATATGACTGCAGAATCATCCTTAATCCTACTGTTGTTATTCTTAGACACGTAAAATTTTTTGTAGCATCAAAGAGAAAATGGCATTGCACATCGAATTATGGGGCCTTGTCATCATTCTTGGGATTCTATTGAAAGTTTAAATGCACCTATGGTAATTATCTTTTTTAAAAGCttattttgttgttttttttcttataaagcCTCCAGACCATACTCAACAGGTGATTTAGTTTCTTTTGCTCTGCATTTGAAACAGGAAGAGAAGAATCAGAGATCGTTTTCTACATTTAGAGAGCGTCTTCGTTACTTACAGGTTATTTGCTGTCCCGGTAGCCTTTTTGCATATTTCTGCTCTTCTGTAACTCATCAGTTTTACTTGACTCTGTATCCAGTCAACCGAAAAAAGTAGGGTCTGTTTTGGTAAATCCGGAATACATGGATGGGGCCTCTTTGCTCATAAAAACCTTCAAGAAGGAGAAATGGTACTATTCCTTGCTACAATGTACTTATGGAGTGGATTTTATAATACAATAATTGTAAGATTATGACATGCAATTTGTTATACTGCTTGTTTGCATTTTTGACTTATCATTCAGGCTCAATTAATAGTTCAAAATGATGTTAGCTTCAATTCTGAAGCTTTCGTGATCACTGCTGGAATTCAAAATTAGCGGTGGGAAATGGTTGTAATATAGTCTGGAAGGGGGATGTCTCGGGTGACTCGATTGTTTGAATGCTCTAGCTTCATAGTGCTTGCAAACGCCTTTGGGTAAACTTGTAGGTTGATTTTGTGTGGATGATTTCATCAACTTGCGCATTTCACATTCTACCTTGTTATGTATTTGAGTTTTGTTATCGTTAATCAAAACACACCTTTTGAGTTCCTAAAACAAAAGTCAAGTTTGCTGATTCAATTTAGGTAGTTTCCGAGCATAAGTAGTTTATGCAAAGTATGACTAATGTCATAGAAGGCAAAATCGTGTGTTTCTTGTGTAGTTATGTTGTCATGACCACCATGATATTCCTTTGTACAATTTGGCATAACCTTACAGTTCCTCTAGGAGTGATAAAGGTTTTGAAATTTCGTGAAGTACCATTTCATCGTGTTcataagttcttttttttttttgaagtagcaTTGACTTGTATGAAAAACATTAAGTCGAACTCGAGGGTCAATATCTCTTGGGAGACCATAAGTGGCACTTATATTATATTATCACTTGGTGGTCAATGtgctatattatattatattatattgtgTTTGGGCCTTTGGTTTTCAGAGTTTGAACTGACAATCCTGAACTTTTATTCAGGTTATAGAGTACCGTGGGGAGCAGGTCAGACGCAGTGTCGCAGATCTACGAGAAGCACGTTATCAAGTGGAAAAAAAGGATTGCTATGTAATTCCTATTCTTACTTGTTCTCTTTAAATATAGTATAATGTTTCAGATATTCAAGAGAACCAAAGTTATTTGTATAGTTTGCTTATACCTGTAAACTAAGTAAATTTGTTTGCTGTGATTTCTGAAATAAAGAGCAGAAGTTGGTAGTTCCTTTGGAGAAGGGGCATATTTTTGTTCAGGTGACTGAAGATTAAATTTGGATTTCTTGACTAATGGGTACGAGGCAAGCTAAGAATATGGCCGTGTGTATGTCAACATGAATATTGAAATAGGAAAATAGGACTTGACAAGTCTAGGATTCATTATAGGTATCAGTGTGCTATGTTAGGTATTCTCAGGTGATGGCATTAGCATCTTTATAGTTTATTTATCACGAGAAAAGGTCTTTTTTCCTGTCTGTCTAGTATATCACTGAAAGGTGAGTACTTTAATGGATTGCTCTTCTTTCAAGTTATGAGTATATCGTAATGACTAGACAAGCATAATGGATCACTCTTATTTCAAAGCATTTAATCTTTATGTGAGTTCATAACATGCTCCCTGACTTTATATCATTTTTAAGTATCCTTGAAGATAATCTAgtgctatatatatatttaacaaaaagtaTCATTTGGAATCAAGGTTTTTAGTTTCACGTATTGGACTCATATCAGCCCTGGTTTTGACTGAAAATGTGTTGGTATTACTGGTACATATCAAGTTCTGGAAATGTTAAAACAAAAAAGTTACCATCTGATACAGGTCCTGTACTGGGTGTAATAGGCAATACAGGTCTTGTACCAGACTTATTGTCTGGTGTTCCTTGGTCCACATGCTGGTGGACTATCGGACCGGTAAATACCTTTACCGAATTATACTAGGCAGTATTCCAAACCTTGTTTGGAATTACAGATATCTGATTGACAAATTTAGTTACATAGTTGAGTGTAGTTTGAAATGGTAGTTTTGCAGTTGAGATGCAGAATTATTTTGTATCCTGTACAACAGTATCCTTAGCAAAGAACCTCGATTTTGTGCTGATGTTTAATACACTTTAATAGTAATCTCATTCTTGTGGTGAATGATTATTTTGTCGTCCAGCAGCATCTTAGGATCAATGAATGTTAACTGGATCCTTTCTTTTCTATCGTCAATTGTCTATTTGTCAGTTACCGTGATGGATCTTTCTTTTCTCATGTTTTTCTTTGTCAACACTGAAGTTGTCTTTAAGTGATTTACTTTGTTAAATTTTGTCTGCAGCTGTTCAAAATAAGTGAAGAAGTAGTGGTTGATGCTACAGATAAAGGAAATATAGCTCGCCTCATAAACCACTCTGTAAGCCATCAACATTCTCTTTTCTATATTAGCCGTCATAGTAGAACAGACCACTGGTTAGTGTTTGCCGCTATTCTGAAATCTTAATGGCTGTTGATGCAGTGCATGCCTAACTGCTATGCAAGGATAATGAATGTTGGTGACGATCAGAGTCGAGTCGTTCTTATAGCTAAGAGGAATGTTTCTGCAGGAGAGGAGTTAACGTACTTCCATTTAACACTTctatctttaattttaattttgaaaattttcttctacTGTTTCATCCACTGTAATGTTGGTTTACACTGAATCCTGAAGCAATGGAACTTAATAAAGTTtaattgtaattttttaaaatggtTCCATGTCCTTTCAGTTTTGGTTTCTAGAAAAAATGGTTATGGATAAATAACAACACCACTAAAGAGCGGTAATGTCCCAACACAGTTAAACATGAAAAAGCGAATCACATCTTCAGTATATCCGCTTTTTCCTTGTACATATCACTTGGCCGGTAGAAATTGTATGATCATTTACAGAAGACAAGCCTTGGTCTTTTAGTAGGGTTGCTCCTTTTGCAGTTTAAATGATCAGGTTTTGAGTCACAAAATGTATCTTTGCTTGTGAGCGAAAGGCTGCATGCATTTGCTCTCCATATACCTCATTGGTGGGAGATCAAGCCTTGTGCACTGTGATGATCTTTGAGAAAACATGAACCTTTGCAAGTTTTGATTCACACCTTGGGAGACTTGGCATCGTTACCATACATTTGTATTCACTTTGATTGTCATGTCTTTTATTAGCACATATTTGCATTGCCTTTCTCATTGTAAATCTGAATTCTGGATTTGTTATGTTCATCAAATGCTTTACATTGTTAATTCTACAAGAAaggttttgattcttatattttcaAGCAGATTATTGAACTTGTTCATGGGCAAATTAAGTTGACCACACGTCCTTCTTTTCTAGGTATGATTATTTGTTTGATCCTGATGAAGCTGAGGAATGTAAAGTTCCCTGCCTCTGCGAAGCTCCAAACTGTCGGGGATTTATGAATTAGGTAATtgtatatcatgattttgattatctTTTCCATGTTAGGAATCCTTGGATTTATATTTTGTTTCCaccttttttcttgttcttttcagTTTAATTAGAGCTTATCATTGAAGTATGGGGGTCTTTATCATTGAATCATTGAAGTATTCAGCAATATTAACTTTAAGCATACAGATTATGTACTCTGCTTCTAGACATGTATATTTGTGTAGAAAACAAAAAATGGATAAAATAATGATAAAATGTGTATCAATCGCCATTATTGGCTCCactatctatatgtcaaaaggtaTTCAACAGTTATGCTATTGGGAAGTGGGTATAATTTGTCATCCAAACCCTTCATCCGATATTAGTAAATGGCTAACCAACTACTTTTATCGTTAGAAGAAACCTTGTAATCAAGTTCATATGTTTTGGCTATTTGAGATGTATATTTGTCACTTTAATAAAGGTAAATATGGTGTGCTAATATAGCACATTCCTCATTCTGACAAATATAGGTACATAACCTTTGATTATGATAGGCTTTCACTATCTCACCAGCTATGAATCGACACCTCTAGTGTTATTAGATATTTTACTATGATAGATTCTTGTCTGAGAACTAATCGATCACTCTTTTTATGGGTTTCTGTTGAAAGAAAGGCAATAGTTTGATCTCTCAGCCTTCATGAGAAGAAGAAACATGCATGTTGAACAAGCGTTTAGGATCATCAACTTTTCTTCACCAGAGCTGGCATGAGATAATAATAGTTGGTTCAACAAGCGTGGCAGTGCAAATCTTGGAACACAGAAGTGGAAGCAACAGACGACGACAGAATGCGATGATGCCTAGAAATTGAAGCTTTAGGATCAACGTCTTGCTCATGATTGATGGTGTTGGAACCATGCAAAACATATTCAAGGACGGCCAACAAAGTTAAAAAGAGTTGGCACCACGACAATACAACAGGAGCTCCCAAGCAACTGTAATAAGAAAGAGTTGTTCTGAGAGCAAGATCTTTTtctgtcaattttttttttccttgcacaaagcaagatctctcttttgttgttttttttaattatatgtgTCGACTCTCATGTAATCCGAAGCAAACTATAGTGTATATTTCGTTTTCTAAGGGATTTACTTTGGCATAGTGCTCTCAGCTTGGCATCTCTGTTGAAAACCGGAAGGAGGTGATTCCTAAAAGCTTCCtttaacaaaaatatatatatgattgtgATTTGTGAttattaatgataataataaacagTGTTAATTGGTTTATTCCAAAATTTCAGATGTGGGTTCTTTATTTTTGGATTCATAAGATTATTGGATTCGGATCCTTTGCGGATCTCACccactaataaaaaaatattctggTCCGATAACAAATTTTCTTCTGCGGCGGCGGCACACGCTAACCTCAAATTCTTCCGCGAGATAGGGGACCGCCTAAAGGAAACAGGAAAAACCCTCCCTCTTCTTTCTATCCGATCGTTCGGGGGAGGATGGAATGATAGTTCGCCCGATCTCTCTTCTCGCAGAGGTAGCCATCGGAGGATGGAGAGGTTCAAATGGCTCCCACAATCCTTTCTCGGTGGCGGCCAAGACCAGGAAGAGGACCCGTTGGGCGAATTTGATGATGGCTCCTGCTCGCTCTCTCCTCTGCAGGTCCTCCATTCTTTTGACCATTTTTTGTTAATCAATCGCGGATGCTTTCTTTGTTCTTGATGTTGATTCGGTCTTCTTGCTTCGTTGCGCCAGAGGTTGTATGGGTTCGCGGCGTCTCTGGTCGTCGGCCTCGCTTTTATGCTCCTGGTATGATGCGAGCATTTCTTTCTTGTCAATCTTTCCAGTTCTTGTGTGGCATTTTCGTTCTTGATATAAAAGgatgtttctttcttcttttcatttcATCTTATTTCTCAGTGTCTTGTGATTTGCTGGGGTTTTGATAAGCCTAATGTTGTTTGGTCAATCAAGAATGCAAACATTCGTCGCTCCGTTTTATGTTTATTTAACGTTTAGAAGTTCTTGTATTCCAAACCACACGAGCCATTTGTTCGAAAAGAATCACATCTTATGTTGATGTCAATTTACTCCATACTTGCAACCCTATGAGTATTAAACATGTTCTTGAAAGGTTTTCTTTCCTCATATCGTCATCCTTGTGGTTGTGAAGAACAGAGAAATTTTGAATGTTCTGAAACGGTTTTCTTTCCACATATCAGCATCCTTGTGATTGTGAAGGACAGTGACATTTTGTTCTAAACTAGCGCAGAGATTTCTTGGCAGGACCTTATCGTTATTAAAATATCCTGCATGCTACTGTTTGTTATGAGAAGTTGTCGTTGATATCTTGGTCAGCCCAAAGTGGCTCTGACCTGTGTGCGTACGTGCGTAGAGATGTCCGAAGTATGGTCGAGTTGCCTTCGTGGTGGAAATGTCGAGCTCCCAAAGTGCCACCTATATGAAGATTGAGGTCAGAAGAAATTTCCCGACCCGGTCTCTCCGACACCCAAGTTAGTAACATGATATAGGTGAGTGTCATAGCCCCCATTAAAAAGTGATCCTCCCCAcccattattatattaaatgtgaGCTTTTATATCTGGTAGTGAATGGACgaaatattttttagaatattcTCTGAGGGGCACCCTTTAACAACCTTTAACAATCTCAATCTAGCCTTTTGTCCACGTAGGCGACAAGGATAGAGACAACCTATAATTTCCTGCTTTGGATCCACGTCCACGTTAGCAAACTAATGAGGGGCAACTTTTGTCACATTCTTCTAGCTTGGATGCCACTCGAAGGACACTTGTCGGATGGTGATTGGTCAACGATATCCTTTCGATCACTGTTTCTTGATTGTTCTCCTTTAGATTGTGAAGATCTTGTTTGTACTAGAGATATAACCTTTTGATTGTGAACTCTCTCTGTACTTGGAACcaagaaaggagaaaaaaaaagcatTTTGGATATCGCACTTCAAGAATTTTGTTTTACGTGGTTTCGTCCAAAGATAATTTTGGTGTTGTATAGAAAGTGCACGACTTGATATCTGGTCTTTACAATGTGGTTCTTGATACACGTTAACATGAAAAAGATAGAGCTCGATGCTTCCTTTTAATGCGATAATGAGAATCTTGCTCGTTGACATATGCTGATAATCTATTTGTCTTCTTTTGCAGTCACTTATTGTTTTCTACAAGCCCATCAAATTTGCCATAATGTTCACTTTTGGAAATTTACTGGCAGTAGGGAGGTGGGTTTACAAATATGGGATTTCTAATTCTATTTTAGTGTTActcttcctccctttctttttcattGTTCATTCACCTCAAATTTCATGCCAAACACCATCGTGTGGCAGCACAGCCTTCCTAATTGGGCCAGTACAACAAgcaagaatgatgcttgatccagTACGCATTTACGCAACGGCTGTATATGTTGGCAGCGTCATTCTTGCTCTCATTTGTGCACTCTGGGTAAGTTGTTTATGCCATCTTAATTAAAGAATTCAAGTTTCATAGTTTTAGCCCTGTTGCTTCAGCTTACTTCTGAACACGTTCTACTTGCTCGCTGTCATGTTCTGCAGATACATAGCAAGGTGCTGACATTAATCGCGATTATAAGTGAGATCTGTGCTCTTGTTTGGTAAGTTTTGTTTCTGTCAATATTTCCTGGTACATGTCACTTTGATTTTTGTACATATAATTCATACATCCTTTAGATCAGTATGTGAGGGGAAAGACGGGTCATTGATAATGTTATATATTTCCTTTGTTTTTGTGTTTAATATAATAACATGTCAACATTGCAAATGATTTATAAAAAGATCTTTTATCTGGGTTATTGATGAACAGTCTCTTGTTTGACCAGTTTCTGACTCCTGTAGTCCAAAAATTTTACGCCTGCTCCCTGTTTTCTGGAGACATGTGATTACACACACTTCCATTCCCTGGCCGATGGCTATACATGGCTTTACAGGTTAAACACTCATACATACATATGGATGTATAATATAACTATATGGCTGTATACGTTTTTTAGGCATACATCTGTGGCTGTATTAATAGAATTTTAGTGCTTTTGGAGTTGAAATTAAAAAGATATGGTGGAAATTAGAACCTTGTCGATCTAGGGAGCAGTTTCCCTTTTTCAATTTTTGGTGAAAATTGGTTGAAGCATCTTCTTAGCCATATGGGATAGTCAATGTCACCTGTCAAAAAGAGTGGGACCTACATCTAGATAGCAAATTAAGTATTAAGCACTAAATTTAGAAGCTGTAGTAGCCAAAAGATGAGATTCTTATAATCTTATCGTAAGTTAATGATTTTAATCGTTACCAATGCATAACAATTTCCATACTTC of the Musa acuminata AAA Group cultivar baxijiao chromosome BXJ2-10, Cavendish_Baxijiao_AAA, whole genome shotgun sequence genome contains:
- the LOC103968894 gene encoding uncharacterized protein LOC103968894 yields the protein MERFKWLPQSFLGGGQDQEEDPLGEFDDGSCSLSPLQRLYGFAASLVVGLAFMLLSLIVFYKPIKFAIMFTFGNLLAVGSTAFLIGPVQQARMMLDPVRIYATAVYVGSVILALICALWIHSKVLTLIAIISEICALVWYSLSYVPFARRMVSELLISCCDTEI